The following are encoded in a window of Magnolia sinica isolate HGM2019 chromosome 11, MsV1, whole genome shotgun sequence genomic DNA:
- the LOC131218654 gene encoding uncharacterized protein LOC131218654 — protein sequence MDRVFHSAWLELCKGMASAGSLDEVIEVLEAYVLSIQRQCFVAPDKLWALIASRIKSILGLALDFYSIQQTLCSGGAVPAIKTRCEMEVDRIEKQFDDCISFLLRVLSFKLNVGHFPHLADLVTRINYNYFYMSDNGNLLTIPGSDTTSKLGKAFRQDPTHKECLVC from the exons ATGGATAGG GTGTTCCACAGTGCATGGCTTGAACTCTGCAAAGGTATGGCATCTGCAGGCTCTCTTGATGAAGTCATAGAAGTGCTCGAGGCCTACGTCTTGTCTATCCAACGGCAGTGCTTCGTGGCTCCTGATAAGTTG TGGGCATTGATTGCAAGCCGGATCAAGAGCATTCTTGGGTTGGCTCTTGATTTCTACTCCATACAGCAGACGCTGTGCAGTGGTGGTGCTGTTCCTGCTATCAAGACGAGATGTGAAATGGAAGTGGATCGGATCGAGAAACAGTTCGACGATTGCATCTCCTTTCTACTCAGA GTACTATCATTCAAGCTCAATGTGGGGCACTTCCCTCATTTGGCAGACTTGGTTACTAGAATCAACTACAATTATTTCTACATGTCTGATAATGGCAACTTGCTAACCATCCCCGGCTCAGATACAACTTCTAAGCTGGGAAAAGCCTTCCGTCAAGACCCGACTCATAAGGAATGCTTGGTATGTTAG
- the LOC131219132 gene encoding serpin-ZXA-like, which yields MLVLANAIYFKGAWSSAFDVSKTQDSAFYLLDVSIGRVAFMMSNKKKHFLHCVDGFKVLKLPYQEGNTNSQTSWVIISSSGKLKPGRVQLPRFKISFRFKASGIMKELGLYSPYSEQGGLTEMVDYHELSQRYSTSHLLQLVRKGLKPLLPPLLV from the exons ATGCTTGTTCTTGCaaatgcaatctacttcaaaggtGCCTGGAGTTCGGCATTTGATGTGTCAAAGACCCAAGACAGTGCATTCTACCTCCTCGATGTAAGCATCGGCCGAGTGGCCTTCATGATGAGCAACAAGAAGAAGCACTTCCTCCACTGCGTCGATGGATTCAAAGTCCTCAAACTCCCTTACCAAGAAGGAAACACCAACAGTCAAA CTTCTTGGGTCATCATATCAAGCTCTGGGAAGTTGAAGCCCGGCAGGGTTCAACTCCCACGGTTCAAGATCTCATTTCGTTTCAAAGCTTCAGGGATTATGAAGGAATTGGGGTTATATTCACCTTACTCGGAACAAGGTGGGCTTACAGAGATGGTAGACTATCACGAACTGTCTCAGAGATATTCCACTAGTCATTTGTTGCAGTTAGTGAGGAAGGGACTGAAGCCGCTGCTTCCACCGCTGCTCGTGTGA
- the LOC131218660 gene encoding serpin-ZX-like, with protein MASPHPLFIAQTSLMASPQPASNLNTDFCLQIAKRVGLKEIKKGLNFVFSPLSVHVVLSMIAAGSKGHTLEQMLQFLKSESIEEVNSLSSRLVHLISAEGAGIGGPRLSFANSVWIEQSFSLKPAFRDIVNSIYKAEARAVNFRMKGDEAIKEVNTWAENVTHGLITEILPSGPTYESTVLVLANALYFKGAWNEKFNASETIQREFYLLDGNSVQVDFMTSKMKQFVCSFDGFKVLKLPYQRGQDKRQFAMYFFLPDERDGLQDLVQNLSLDPQFFDRYTMLYEVKVDEFRVPRFKISFGFEASEIMKEMGLVLPFSDQAELDEMVEYVQNHDVISVSEIFHRACVEVNEEGTEAAAATAARKELRMAMTPIDFVADHPFMFMIREEVSGAILFSGNMINPSLIA; from the exons ATGGCTTCTCCTCACCCTCTGTTCATAGCTCAAACTTCTCTAATGGCTTCTCCTCAGCCAGCCAGCAATCTCAACACTGATTTCTGTCTGCAAATAGCAAAACGTGTCGGACTCAAGGAGATTAAAAAAGGGTTGAATTTCGTGTTCTCTCCGCTATCTGTCCATGTTGTCTTGAGCATGATCGCCGCTGGATCGAAAGGACATACATTAGAACAGATGCTTCAGTTCCTGAAATCTGAAAGCATTGAGGAAGTCAACTCACTCTCTTCTCGACTTGTTCATCTCATATCCGCAGAAGGAGCTGGCATCGGTGGACCCCGTCTATCCTTTGCTAATAGCGTATGGATCGAGCAATCATTTTCTTTGAAACCCGCCTTCAGAGatattgtaaattccatttacAAAGCAGAAGCAAGGGCGGTCAATTTTCGAATGAAG GGTGATGAAGcaataaaggaagtgaacacatgggccgaaaatgtgaCTCATGGGCTTATCACAGAGATTCTTCCTTCGGGGCCTACTTATGAATCCACCGTACTTGTTCTTGCAAATGCACTCTACTTCAAAGGAGCTTGGAACGAGAAGTTCAACGCATCAGAAACTATTCAAAGGGAATTCTACCTGCTCGACGGAAATAGCGTCCAAGTAGACTTCATGACCAGCAAGATGAAGCAATTCGTATGCTCGTTCGACGGATTCAAAGTCCTTAAACTCCCTTACCAGAGAGGCCAAGACAAGAGGCAGTTTGCAATGTATTTCTTCCTCCCCGATGAGAGGGACGGGCTGCAAGATCTAGTACAAAATTTGAGTTTGGACCCCCAGTTCTTCGATCGGTATACAATGCTCTATGAAGTCAAAGTCGACGAGTTTAGAGTGCCGAGGTTCAAGATCTCATTTGGGTTCGAAGCGTCGGAGATCATGAAGGAAATGGGACTGGTTTTACCCTTCTCAGATCAAGCTGAGCTTGATGAGATGGTGGAATACGTGCAGAATCATGATGTGATCAGCGTCTCCGAGATCTTCCACAGGGCTTGCGTGGAGGTTAATGAGGAAGGGACTGAAGCTGCTGCAGCGACAGCAGCCCGGAAGGAGTTGCGTATGGCTATGACGCCCATCGACTTTGTAGCGGATCACCCATTCATGTTCATGATCAGAGAAGAGGTTAGTGGGGCCATATTGTTCAGCGGGAACATGATAAATCCCTCATTGATCGCTTGA
- the LOC131218658 gene encoding serpin-ZX-like yields MASPQPLFIAQTSLMASPQPASNLNTDFCLQIAKRVGLKEIEKGLNYVFSPLSVHVVLSMIAAGSKGHTLEQMLQFLKSESIEELNSLSSRLVHLISAEGAGIGGPHLSFANSVWVEQSFSLKPAFRDIVNSIHKAEARAVDFQTKGDEVRKEVNAWAEEATRGLIAELLPSGSIDDSTILVLANALYFKGAWNKKFKASKTIQREFYLLDGNSVQVAFMTSKMKQFVCLFDGFKVLKLPYQRGQDERQFAMYFFLPDERNGLKDLVQNLSLDPKFLDLYTRLREVEVREFRVPRFKISFGFEASEIMKEMGLVLPFSDRGELDEMVEYVQNYEVICVSNVFHKACIEVTEEGTEATAATAGQLRKSCLSIDLRPIDFVADHPFMFMIREEVSGAILFIGNVINPSLVAS; encoded by the exons ATGGCTTCTCCTCAGCCTCTGTTCATAGCTCAAACTTCTCTAATGGCTTCTCCTCAGCCAGCCAGCAATCTCAACACTGATTTCTGTCTGCAAATTGCAAAACGTGTCGGACTCAAGGAGATTGAAAAAGGGTTGAATTATGTGTTCTCTCCACTATCTGTCCATGTCGTCTTGAGCATGATCGCCGCTGGCTCGAAAGGACATACATTGGAACAGATGCTTCAATTCCTGAAATCTGAAAGCATTGAGGAACTCAACTCGCTGTCTTCTCGACTTGTTCATCTCATATCCGCCGAAGGAGCTGGCATCGGTGGACCCCATCTATCCTTTGCTAATAGCGTATGGGTCGAGCAATCATTTTCTTTGAAACCCGCCTTCAGAGATATTGTTAATTCCATTCACAAAGCGGAAGCAAGGGCGGTTGATTTTCAAACGAAG GGTGATGAAGTGAGAAAGGAAGTGAACGCATGGGCTGAAGAGGCGACCCGTGGGCTTATCGCAGAGCTTCTTCCATCTGGGTCTATTGATGATTCCACCATACTTGTTCTTGCAAATGCACTCTACTTCAAGGGAGCTTGGAACAAGAAGTTCAAAGCATCAAAAACCATTCAAAGGGAATTCTACCTCCTTGACGGAAATAGTGTCCAAGTAGCCTTCATGACCAGCAAGATGAAGCAATTTGTATGCTTGTTTGACGGATTCAAAGTCCTTAAACTCCCTTACCAGAGAGGCCAAGACGAGAGGCAGTTCGCAATGTATTTCTTCCTCCCCGATGAGAGGAATGGGCTGAAAGATCTAGTACAAAATTTGAGCTTGGACCCCAAGTTCTTGGATCTGTATACAAGGCTCAGGGAAGTCGAAGTCCGTGAGTTTAGAGTCCCGAGGTTCAAGATCTCATTTGGGTTTGAAGCATCGGAGATCATGAAGGAAATGGGACTGGTTTTACCCTTCTCGGATCGAGGGGAGCTTGATGAGATGGTAGAATACGTGCAGAATTATGAAGTGATCTGCGTCTCCAATGTGTTCCACAAGGCTTGCATCGAGGTTACTGAGGAAGGGACCGAAGCCACTGCAGCGACAGCAGGCCAGCTAAGGAAGTCGTGTTTGTCTATAGATTTGAGGCCCATCGACTTTGTAGCGGATCACCCGTTCATGTTCATGATCAGAGAAGAGGTTAGTGGGGCCATATTGTTCATCGGGAACGTGATAAATCCGTCATTGGTTGCATCCTAA
- the LOC131218662 gene encoding uncharacterized protein LOC131218662 produces MVLAVSTTPPTRGSGSSPLTCRGCNKVGHVVAQCKEWCAYCRRTGHGIQDCHTRAYASSFGHGRGGRGRGCGRALSTTAATISSETSVSESASTTSAKGLSSPLTPAMLQQIVQALSAAGMSGSGNGEGTWEG; encoded by the exons atggtgcttgctgtgtccacaacTCCACCAACACGTGGTTCTGGTTCCTCTCCCTTGACTTGTCGCGGGTGCAACAAGGTGGgacatgttgtcgctcaatgcaaggaatggtgtgcttattgtcgacggactggtcatggtattcaggactgccatACGCGAGcttatgcatcttctttcggccATGGACGTGGTGGCCGTGGTCGTGGctgtggtcgtgctctttctactacggctgccactatttcttccgagacATCTGTTAGTGAGTCTGCATCTACTACTTCTGCTAaaggtctttcatctccattgactcctgcgatgctccaacaaattgttcaggccctttctgccgccggtatgtcag gatctggcaacggggaaggtacttgggaagggtag